ATTAGCTGGCTTATCACCACTCTGCAATAAATTATTTGTAGAAAAAGCACTTGTTACTGTTGAAGTTGTTAAAGCAATACCGCTATCTATTTCAAGACCCGCACCAGCAATACCATCAGAAAACACAGCCATTTGAGTACCTACTCCATTTCTTATTACAGGGTTTGTTATAGTAATACCTGTAGATTGTAGCTTTGCTGCTAAAGCTGCTGCTATTGGGTTTTCTGTAAATGTAGCTTGAGAGTAAACACTTTGTAAACTAATAAGAAATAAAAAAAACAGTTTGTTTTTTTTGAGGAAATAAGCTTTCATATTTAATAATTTAAATTGTATAAAACTAAACACCATATTGGTTTTAGTTTAAAAAATAGATTTAATTATATTCCCTTAATAATTTATTTAATATTAAAAATTCATTACAAAAAAGGAATCATACACATATTAATAAAAAAGGAATCATTATAAAAAATCTTAAAATCTAATTTATTAACATTAAAACAAAGATTAACTAAATATATATTCTATAATAAATTAGTCTTTTGTACACTATTTTTTTTAAGGAGATAAAAAAGAAAGTCATTTGATAAAGTAAAAATCAATATGATTTATTTCACTTTTACTAGAAATTATAAAAATTCAATATTTTTATTAAAAAAAAGCAAAATTACAACTTAAAAGCGAAAACATAAAGTAAAAACACACATATTTAACATATTTTAACACAAAAAATAAATATCCAACAATAACAAACTTCTCTAATGAGTTTTTTATAAATAATAAATTTTGCCAAAAAAATAATTATCCATTTTTAAAAACTTGTTCTAAACAAAAAAACACGAAGCAATTGCTTCGTGTTTTTTATTCATGTTAAAAATATAAATGTGATTAATTATTCACTTTTACATTAGTATTTCCTTTGACAATATAAAAATAAGAACGTCTATTTTTTTGATGTTCAGCCTCAGTACATTGACTACTATTAGCATCATCACAATTATTTAATAAACTATCCTCTCCAAATCCAATTGCACTTTCTATCCTTTCTGATGAAATTCCTCTTGATATTAAATAATCTCTTGTTGATTTCGCTCTTCTATCTGATAAACTTCTATTGTATGTTTTTGATCCTCGACTATCGGTATGTGATTCTATTTTGATAACTAAATCAACATTTGCTTTCATAACAGTTACGATATGTTCTAATTCATATTCAGCATCTTCGCGAATATTTGATAAATCAAAATCAAAATAAATAGGATTAATTACTATCTGATCTTCCACTATTAATGATTCTAAATTAAGATTAGCCACAACTACTTCTTTATTGATATCAAGAGTTTCTGTATCTTTATTCTTGTTTCGGTAATTTTCTTTTGATGCTACTACTACAAACTTCTTTTCACAATCCATTTTCTCAAATAAATAAGCGCCTGTTCGTCCTGTCTTTTGCTCTAAAATAACCGCTCCTTTTTCATCCATTAATTGAACTACAGCATTCTGTATTGGTGCTCCTGTTCGTGAATCTGTAATAATTCCTTTGACATCTTCCTTACATTTATAGATACTAAAACTATAAATATCATCATCGCCTAGACCACTTTTTCGGTTTGAGGAAAAGAATCCATAACTATGAGCATCATTTATTACAAATGCAAAGTCATCTGATGATCCATTTACTGGTGCTCCTAAATTTACAGGGTTAGTATAAACTCCTGCTTCTATTTGTGATTCAAAAACATCCAAAGCACCTAATCCTAAATGACCATCTGATGCAAAATATAATACATCATCACTTCCTACAAACGGAAACATTTCACGTCCTTCCGTATTAATAGTACGTCCTAAATTTTCTGGTGTACCAAAAGTATTATTTTCTAAAACAGAAACTTTATAAATATCTGTAGCTCCAAATCCATTTGGCATATCTGATACAAAGTACAACGTTTTCTCATCTGAACTTAAAGCTGCATGACCACATGAAAATGAATCACTATTAAATGATAACTCAATTAC
The Tenacibaculum pacificus DNA segment above includes these coding regions:
- a CDS encoding OmpA family protein, encoding MIKWKNVIELSFNSDSFSCGHAALSSDEKTLYFVSDMPNGFGATDIYKVSVLENNTFGTPENLGRTINTEGREMFPFVGSDDVLYFASDGHLGLGALDVFESQIEAGVYTNPVNLGAPVNGSSDDFAFVINDAHSYGFFSSNRKSGLGDDDIYSFSIYKCKEDVKGIITDSRTGAPIQNAVVQLMDEKGAVILEQKTGRTGAYLFEKMDCEKKFVVVASKENYRNKNKDTETLDINKEVVVANLNLESLIVEDQIVINPIYFDFDLSNIREDAEYELEHIVTVMKANVDLVIKIESHTDSRGSKTYNRSLSDRRAKSTRDYLISRGISSERIESAIGFGEDSLLNNCDDANSSQCTEAEHQKNRRSYFYIVKGNTNVKVNN